A stretch of the bacterium SCSIO 12827 genome encodes the following:
- a CDS encoding dCMP deaminase family protein, protein MSEKWDIRFLRLAKEVATWSKDRSTQVGAVIVGDDKTPGPYGFNGFPRTIDDAVEDRHTRPLKYKWTEHAERNAIYNAARIGMSLKGCTIYVTHLPCADCTRAIVQVGIKRVVVDAGSLENADFASRWSEDDKITKAMLDEAGVDLGLVSADKPPPGDDD, encoded by the coding sequence ATGAGCGAGAAATGGGATATTCGATTCCTGCGTCTGGCAAAGGAGGTCGCGACTTGGTCCAAGGACCGCTCGACCCAGGTCGGCGCGGTGATCGTGGGGGATGACAAGACGCCGGGACCTTACGGCTTCAACGGCTTTCCCCGCACCATCGACGACGCGGTCGAGGACCGTCATACCCGGCCCCTGAAATACAAATGGACCGAGCATGCGGAGCGCAACGCGATTTACAACGCGGCGCGCATCGGGATGTCGCTGAAGGGCTGCACGATCTACGTCACCCATTTGCCCTGCGCCGACTGCACGCGGGCCATCGTTCAGGTCGGCATCAAACGCGTGGTGGTCGATGCCGGCAGCCTGGAGAACGCGGACTTCGCTTCCCGCTGGTCGGAAGACGACAAGATCACCAAGGCTATGCTGGACGAGGCCGGGGTCGACCTGGGCCTGGTCTCGGCAGACAAGCCGCCCCCCGGCGATGACGACTGA
- a CDS encoding dipeptidase yields the protein MTTDTAAHALTLHRDAIVIDGVCPLLMDPANVTYYMDGGLTAAVPTIAIRETAEQTLRIFGRWHRFIEGRDRLRLARKASDIEAAKQVGDMAVVFHFQGTDAVEDDLDLLDAYKALGLGMVQLTYNVKCRVGDGALERTDAGLSLFGQDLVKRCNDLGLIVDGSHTGFKTTMDAMEICDGPFVFSHANAKALHPSPRNITDEQMKACAKTGGVVGINGFPSFLGDDPRPGLDRFIEFIDYAVELMGIDHVGLGIDYYMGMDPIIPADKAQARYDDAIKTGRWDAAVYPPPPHYFPKGIETPATLSNLTAGLLARGYGDADVQKIMGENWLRVFRRVWGG from the coding sequence ATGACGACTGACACCGCCGCACACGCCCTGACGCTGCACCGCGACGCCATCGTCATCGACGGGGTCTGTCCACTGTTGATGGATCCGGCCAACGTCACCTACTACATGGACGGCGGCCTGACCGCCGCGGTTCCCACCATCGCGATCCGTGAAACGGCGGAACAGACGTTGCGCATTTTCGGGCGCTGGCACCGCTTCATCGAAGGGCGTGACCGCCTGCGCCTGGCGCGCAAGGCATCCGATATCGAGGCCGCCAAACAGGTCGGCGACATGGCCGTCGTGTTCCACTTCCAGGGTACGGACGCGGTCGAGGATGATCTCGACCTGCTCGACGCCTACAAGGCGCTCGGCCTCGGCATGGTGCAGTTGACCTACAACGTGAAATGCCGGGTCGGCGACGGCGCCTTGGAGCGCACGGATGCGGGGCTCAGCCTGTTCGGCCAAGATTTGGTCAAGCGCTGCAACGACCTGGGATTGATCGTCGACGGCAGCCATACCGGGTTCAAGACCACCATGGACGCCATGGAAATCTGCGACGGACCTTTTGTGTTTTCCCATGCCAATGCCAAGGCGCTGCATCCTTCGCCGCGAAACATCACGGACGAACAGATGAAGGCCTGCGCCAAGACCGGCGGGGTTGTCGGCATCAACGGGTTCCCCAGTTTTCTCGGCGACGATCCAAGGCCTGGCCTGGACCGCTTTATCGAATTCATCGACTACGCGGTGGAACTGATGGGCATCGACCATGTCGGTCTGGGCATCGATTATTACATGGGGATGGACCCGATCATTCCGGCCGACAAGGCGCAGGCGCGTTACGACGACGCGATCAAAACAGGACGCTGGGACGCCGCCGTCTATCCGCCGCCGCCGCATTATTTCCCCAAAGGGATAGAGACGCCCGCGACCCTGTCCAACCTGACCGCAGGACTATTGGCGCGTGGCTATGGCGACGCCGACGTGCAAAAGATCATGGGGGAAAACTGGCTGCGCGTGTTCCGTCGGGTATGGGGCGGATAG
- a CDS encoding 3-hydroxybutyryl-CoA dehydrogenase yields MSDKIKKIGVIGAGQMGSGIAHVCALSGRAVYMLDVSDDALARGMDTIERGMSRQVERDLISADDMKNALTLIKTGTDYAGMKDCDLVIEAATEDEEVKKAILRSLADHLGENTVIATNTSSISITRLAAQTDRPERFVGMHFMNPVPRMDLVELIRGIATNEETFAMIRELTTDLGKKPVNAEDFPAFIVNRILLPMINEAIYTLYEGVGSVDAIDTAMRLGTRHPMGPLELADFIGLDTCLSIMHVLHDGLSDSKYRPCPLLVKYVEAGWLGRKTGRGFYDYSTDTPVPTR; encoded by the coding sequence ATGTCGGATAAGATTAAGAAGATCGGCGTCATCGGCGCCGGCCAGATGGGTAGTGGCATCGCGCATGTGTGCGCCCTGTCCGGTCGTGCCGTCTACATGCTGGACGTCAGCGACGACGCCTTGGCCCGGGGCATGGACACCATCGAACGCGGCATGAGCCGTCAGGTCGAACGTGATCTGATCTCCGCTGACGACATGAAAAACGCCCTGACCCTGATCAAGACCGGTACCGATTATGCCGGCATGAAGGATTGCGACCTTGTCATCGAGGCCGCCACGGAAGACGAGGAAGTCAAAAAGGCGATCCTGCGCTCCCTCGCCGATCATCTGGGCGAGAACACGGTGATCGCGACCAACACGTCCTCCATCTCCATCACCCGCCTGGCCGCCCAGACCGACCGGCCCGAGCGTTTCGTCGGCATGCACTTCATGAACCCAGTGCCGCGCATGGATCTGGTCGAACTGATCCGCGGCATCGCGACCAACGAAGAAACCTTCGCGATGATCCGCGAACTGACCACGGATCTGGGCAAGAAGCCGGTCAACGCCGAGGATTTCCCGGCCTTCATCGTCAACCGCATCCTGCTGCCGATGATCAACGAAGCGATCTACACCCTGTACGAAGGCGTCGGTTCGGTCGACGCCATCGACACGGCCATGCGGCTCGGCACCCGCCATCCCATGGGCCCGCTGGAACTGGCCGACTTCATCGGCCTGGATACCTGCCTGTCGATCATGCACGTGCTGCACGACGGCCTGTCCGATTCCAAGTATCGGCCCTGTCCGCTGCTGGTGAAGTATGTGGAAGCCGGCTGGCTCGGCCGCAAGACGGGCCGTGGGTTCTACGACTATTCCACGGATACGCCGGTCCCGACCCGCTGA
- a CDS encoding cob(I)yrinic acid a,c-diamide adenosyltransferase yields the protein MVTLSKIYTRGGDAGETSLGSGDRRPKHDIRVAAYGTVDEANSVIGLARLYTGPSGSDADTEADAMLSRIQNDLFDLGADLCTPEDGKRSEGALRIQTSQVARLETEIDAMNEDLEPLKSFILPGGRAAAAHLHHARTVARRAERLITELAETEAINAEAVKYVNRLSDHLFVLARRLNDGGRADVLWVPGATR from the coding sequence TTGGTTACCTTGTCGAAGATCTACACCCGGGGCGGGGACGCGGGCGAAACCTCGCTGGGGTCCGGCGACCGGCGGCCCAAACACGACATCCGGGTTGCCGCCTACGGCACCGTCGACGAAGCCAATTCAGTGATCGGCCTGGCCCGGCTTTACACCGGTCCATCGGGCTCGGACGCGGATACCGAGGCCGACGCCATGTTGAGCCGCATCCAGAACGACCTGTTCGACCTGGGCGCCGATCTGTGCACACCCGAGGACGGCAAGCGGTCCGAGGGGGCGCTGCGCATCCAGACCTCGCAGGTCGCGCGCCTGGAGACGGAAATCGACGCCATGAACGAGGATCTGGAACCGCTCAAATCCTTCATCCTGCCAGGCGGGCGGGCAGCGGCGGCGCACCTGCACCATGCCCGCACGGTGGCCCGCCGGGCTGAACGCCTGATCACCGAACTGGCGGAGACGGAAGCGATCAACGCCGAAGCCGTGAAGTACGTCAACCGCCTGTCCGACCACCTGTTCGTGCTGGCCCGCCGGCTCAACGACGGCGGCCGGGCGGACGTTCTTTGGGTCCCCGGAGCGACCCGCTGA
- a CDS encoding twin transmembrane helix small protein codes for MEGFFTILIVIALALTLLVLFVGIGAFAVGGKFNAKYSNKLMRARVLMQGIAIILFAVLMLLSGK; via the coding sequence ATGGAAGGGTTCTTCACGATCCTCATCGTCATCGCCCTGGCGCTGACCCTGCTGGTGCTGTTCGTCGGCATCGGCGCCTTCGCCGTGGGCGGCAAGTTCAACGCGAAATATTCCAACAAACTGATGCGTGCCCGCGTGCTCATGCAGGGCATCGCCATCATCCTGTTCGCCGTTCTCATGCTGCTGAGCGGCAAATAG
- a CDS encoding ribonuclease activity regulator RraA: protein MDAETRQNLERISVATVSMQLLKRGLRRVVMAGVRPLNAPVKPLLGEAFTLRFIPAGEDLSAPAVLGADGYVPRHAIEEVPEGAVLVIDARRDAETAVLGDLILERLKVRGVAGVVADGGVRDAAEAIAVGLPVFAAGPAAPAHIVGLAAGDTGTRIGCGGVAVIPGDIIKADGDGVVVIPRDLAAEVAADGVAQERFERFAKQKIQAGQPIIGVYPPSPETQKEYEGWRDPEDV, encoded by the coding sequence ATGGATGCAGAAACCCGCCAAAACCTGGAACGTATTTCCGTCGCCACCGTGTCCATGCAGTTGTTGAAGCGGGGATTGCGCCGGGTCGTTATGGCCGGGGTTCGGCCCCTGAACGCGCCGGTCAAGCCGCTGTTGGGCGAGGCCTTCACCCTGCGGTTCATCCCCGCGGGGGAGGACCTGTCGGCCCCCGCCGTTCTGGGCGCCGACGGCTATGTGCCGCGCCACGCCATCGAAGAGGTGCCCGAGGGTGCGGTGCTGGTGATCGACGCAAGGCGCGATGCGGAAACGGCGGTATTGGGTGATCTGATTCTGGAGCGATTGAAGGTGCGGGGTGTTGCCGGCGTGGTCGCCGACGGCGGCGTGCGCGACGCGGCAGAGGCGATCGCCGTGGGCCTGCCCGTGTTCGCGGCGGGCCCGGCGGCGCCCGCTCATATCGTGGGCTTGGCGGCGGGGGATACGGGAACCCGGATCGGCTGCGGCGGGGTCGCCGTCATTCCCGGCGATATTATCAAGGCTGATGGCGACGGGGTCGTGGTGATCCCCCGGGATCTGGCAGCGGAAGTCGCGGCCGACGGTGTTGCCCAGGAACGATTCGAGCGGTTCGCCAAACAGAAGATTCAGGCCGGTCAGCCGATCATCGGCGTTTATCCACCCAGCCCGGAAACCCAAAAGGAATACGAAGGTTGGCGTGATCCCGAGGACGTCTGA
- a CDS encoding acyl-CoA/acyl-ACP dehydrogenase, with translation MDASAPSGGILLPNLLTLCREAQGAADDVFAAARRRVTDMCSENGKVSGPLVDANQVAAHGLSWLATYVEGLRQMLGWAERLEGASTFGEMEQLMVQAAFGEYLAQIKGGIALSQVEIVRPADMGLTADDMSPLETAAVKTLIAGGNTPALRARMGEIMAEGHFGALGLDDEMLDMVRDQFHKFVEDQVMPHAHEWHLADNLIPIEIVDQMAELGVFGLTVPEEGGGLGMGKIAMCVVTEELSRGYIGVGSLGTRSEIAAELIRLGGTPEQQAHYLPKIASGEILPTAVFTEPGTGSDLASLKTRAVKDGDTYKVTGNKTWITHASRSDLMTLLVRTNPDEPGYKGLSMLLAEKPRGTEDDPFPAPGMSGGEIEVLGYRGMKEYELGFDGFEVPAGQLLGGQEGQGFKQLMATFESARIQTAARAVGVAQNAMELGLQYALERNQFGRAIHAFPRVHGKLAWMAVETMIARQLTYFAAREKDSDRRCDIEAGMAKLLGARTAWSNADNALQIHGGNGYAMEYPISRVLCDARILNILEGAAEIQAQVIARGLMSGRN, from the coding sequence ATGGACGCCAGCGCACCCAGCGGCGGCATTCTGCTGCCCAATCTTTTGACCCTTTGCCGCGAGGCCCAGGGTGCTGCCGACGACGTGTTCGCCGCCGCCCGCCGCCGCGTCACCGACATGTGCAGCGAAAACGGCAAGGTGTCAGGCCCCCTGGTCGACGCCAATCAGGTGGCGGCCCACGGTTTGTCCTGGCTGGCGACCTATGTCGAGGGCCTGCGCCAGATGCTCGGCTGGGCCGAACGCCTGGAGGGTGCGAGCACCTTCGGCGAGATGGAACAGCTGATGGTCCAGGCCGCGTTCGGCGAATACCTAGCCCAGATCAAGGGCGGCATCGCCTTGTCACAGGTCGAAATCGTGCGCCCGGCGGACATGGGCCTGACGGCCGACGACATGTCCCCCCTGGAAACCGCCGCCGTCAAAACTTTGATCGCGGGCGGCAACACGCCGGCCCTGCGTGCACGCATGGGCGAGATCATGGCGGAGGGCCATTTCGGTGCCCTGGGCCTGGACGACGAGATGTTGGACATGGTCCGGGACCAGTTTCACAAGTTCGTCGAAGACCAGGTCATGCCCCATGCCCACGAATGGCATCTGGCCGATAACCTGATCCCCATTGAGATCGTCGACCAGATGGCGGAATTGGGTGTGTTCGGCCTGACCGTGCCGGAAGAGGGCGGCGGGCTCGGCATGGGCAAGATCGCCATGTGCGTGGTCACGGAAGAACTGTCCCGCGGCTATATCGGCGTCGGCTCTCTCGGCACCCGCTCGGAAATCGCGGCGGAACTGATCCGCCTCGGCGGCACGCCGGAACAGCAGGCCCATTACCTGCCCAAGATCGCGTCCGGCGAAATCCTGCCGACGGCGGTGTTCACGGAACCGGGCACGGGATCGGATCTGGCATCCTTGAAGACCCGCGCGGTCAAGGACGGCGACACCTACAAAGTCACCGGCAATAAAACCTGGATCACCCATGCCTCACGCTCGGACCTGATGACGCTGCTGGTCCGCACCAACCCGGACGAGCCGGGATACAAGGGGCTTTCCATGCTGCTCGCGGAAAAGCCGCGCGGCACGGAAGACGACCCCTTCCCCGCCCCCGGCATGTCCGGCGGCGAGATCGAGGTGCTCGGTTACCGCGGCATGAAGGAATACGAGCTCGGCTTCGACGGTTTCGAAGTCCCGGCGGGCCAGCTTCTGGGCGGCCAGGAAGGCCAGGGCTTCAAGCAGTTGATGGCGACCTTCGAAAGTGCCCGCATCCAAACGGCGGCCCGCGCCGTCGGCGTGGCGCAGAACGCCATGGAACTGGGCCTGCAATACGCCCTGGAGCGCAACCAGTTCGGCCGCGCCATCCATGCCTTCCCGCGCGTCCACGGCAAGCTTGCCTGGATGGCCGTGGAGACCATGATCGCCCGCCAGCTGACCTATTTCGCCGCACGCGAAAAGGATTCCGACCGGCGCTGCGATATCGAGGCCGGCATGGCCAAGCTGTTGGGCGCGCGCACGGCCTGGTCCAATGCGGACAACGCCCTGCAGATTCACGGCGGTAACGGCTATGCCATGGAATATCCGATCTCGCGGGTGCTGTGCGACGCCCGCATCCTCAATATTTTGGAGGGGGCGGCGGAAATCCAGGCTCAGGTCATTGCCCGCGGCCTGATGTCCGGGCGTAATTAA
- the ccrA gene encoding crotonyl-CoA carboxylase/reductase encodes MTDAAEVIELNPNQPMKDLYEVGEIPPLGHVPKQMYAWAIRKERHGEPDTAMQVEVVDVPELDSHDVLVMVMAAGVNYNGVWAALGTPISPFDYHKAEYHIAGSDASGVVYAVGSKVKRFKVGDEVVVHCNQDDGDDEECNGGDPMFSTSQRIWGYETPDGSFAQFCRVQDRQCMARPKHLTWEESACYTLVLATAYRMLFGHRPHILRPGHNVLVWGASGGLGSMAVQLCAVSGANAIGVISEEDKRDFVMSLGAKAVINRKDFNCWGQLPEVNGPGFKEYMAETRKFGKAIWDITGKGNDVDFVFEHPGEATFPVSCNVVKRGGMVVFCAGTTGYNLTMDARFVWMRQKRIQGSHFANLMQASQANQLVIERRLDPCMSEVFSWADIPAAHMKMRANQHKPGNMAVLVQAKRPGFRTLEDCISA; translated from the coding sequence ATGACGGATGCCGCCGAAGTGATCGAATTGAACCCGAACCAGCCCATGAAAGACCTGTACGAAGTCGGCGAAATCCCGCCGCTGGGTCATGTCCCGAAACAGATGTACGCCTGGGCGATCCGCAAGGAACGCCATGGCGAGCCCGATACCGCCATGCAGGTCGAGGTCGTGGACGTCCCCGAACTGGACAGCCACGACGTCCTGGTCATGGTGATGGCCGCCGGCGTCAACTACAACGGCGTGTGGGCCGCGCTCGGCACGCCGATCTCGCCCTTCGACTACCACAAGGCCGAGTATCACATCGCCGGCTCCGACGCCTCTGGCGTGGTCTACGCCGTCGGCTCCAAGGTCAAACGCTTCAAGGTCGGCGACGAGGTCGTTGTCCATTGTAATCAGGACGACGGCGACGACGAGGAATGCAACGGCGGCGACCCCATGTTCTCCACCTCGCAGCGCATCTGGGGGTATGAGACGCCGGACGGCTCCTTCGCCCAGTTCTGCCGTGTCCAGGACCGCCAGTGCATGGCCCGGCCCAAGCACCTGACCTGGGAGGAAAGTGCGTGCTACACCCTGGTCCTCGCCACCGCCTACCGCATGCTGTTCGGCCATCGCCCGCATATCCTGCGGCCCGGCCACAACGTACTGGTCTGGGGGGCGTCCGGCGGGCTGGGCTCCATGGCCGTGCAGTTGTGCGCGGTATCCGGCGCCAACGCCATCGGCGTGATCTCGGAAGAGGACAAACGCGACTTCGTCATGTCCCTGGGCGCCAAGGCGGTGATCAACCGCAAGGACTTCAACTGCTGGGGCCAACTGCCCGAGGTCAACGGGCCCGGCTTCAAGGAGTACATGGCCGAGACCCGCAAGTTCGGTAAAGCCATCTGGGACATCACCGGCAAGGGCAACGACGTCGACTTCGTGTTCGAACACCCGGGCGAGGCGACCTTCCCGGTCAGCTGCAACGTGGTCAAGCGCGGCGGCATGGTCGTATTCTGCGCCGGCACCACGGGCTATAACCTGACCATGGACGCGCGCTTCGTGTGGATGCGCCAGAAACGCATCCAGGGCAGCCACTTCGCCAACCTGATGCAGGCGTCGCAGGCCAACCAGTTGGTCATCGAACGGCGGCTCGACCCCTGCATGTCGGAAGTGTTTTCCTGGGCCGATATTCCGGCAGCCCATATGAAAATGCGCGCCAACCAGCACAAACCCGGTAACATGGCGGTTCTGGTCCAGGCCAAGCGGCCCGGCTTCCGGACCCTCGAGGATTGCATTTCGGCGTAA
- a CDS encoding protein meaA, whose amino-acid sequence MSGELAGAKGGSAAAQQAAARDKPWLFRTYSGHSSAKESNALYRSNLEKGQTGLSVAFDLPTQTGYDADHPLAKGEVGKVGVPISHLGDMAQLFDGIPLDQMNTSMTINAPAAWLLALYIAAAERQGAKRADLAGTTQNDVLKEYLSRGTYIFPPAPSLRLTSDTIAFTCREVPKWNPVNVCSYHLQEAGATPVQELAYALANAQAILDTVKASGQVSDADFPRLVGRISFFVNAGMRFITELCKMRAFTELWDDITRNRYGVEDEKYRRFRYGVQVNSLGLTEQQPENNVYRILLEMLAVTLSKNARARAVQLPAWNEALGLPRPWDQQWSLRLQQIVAYETDLLEFGDIFDGSKEIDAKVEDLKGQALAELARIDAMGGAVHAIEAGYMKQRLVEASAKRLAAIEAGEQIVVGVNKYQEAEPSPLVGQAGAIVTVSPEAEAEQIASLVAWRGGRDDAKVAAALKALTEAAKSDANIMEPSIQCAHAGVTTGEWGQALRDVFGEYRAPTGISGAALGAAGDITAVRARVEEVSSALGRRIKILVGKPGLDGHSNGAEQIAVRARDAGMEVVYEGIRLTPGQIVAAARDEAVHVVGLSVLSGSHVALVTDVMDLMRAEGLDDIPVVAGGIIPPADAETLKAAGVARVYTPKDYDLTAIMDQIVDLAAEGLKTAAE is encoded by the coding sequence ATGAGTGGCGAATTAGCAGGCGCAAAAGGCGGTTCCGCTGCGGCGCAACAGGCGGCGGCGCGGGATAAGCCCTGGCTGTTCCGCACCTATTCGGGCCATTCCTCGGCCAAGGAATCGAACGCGCTGTACCGTTCGAACCTGGAAAAGGGGCAGACGGGCCTGTCCGTGGCCTTCGACCTGCCGACCCAGACCGGCTATGACGCCGACCATCCGCTCGCCAAGGGTGAGGTCGGCAAGGTCGGCGTGCCGATCTCCCATCTGGGTGATATGGCGCAGCTGTTCGACGGCATTCCCCTCGACCAGATGAACACGTCGATGACCATCAACGCCCCGGCGGCCTGGCTGCTGGCGCTTTATATCGCCGCCGCCGAACGTCAGGGGGCCAAGCGCGCCGATCTGGCGGGCACGACCCAGAACGACGTGCTGAAGGAATATCTCTCGCGCGGCACCTACATCTTTCCGCCGGCGCCGTCGCTGCGCCTGACGTCGGACACCATCGCCTTCACCTGCCGCGAGGTGCCCAAGTGGAACCCGGTCAACGTATGCTCCTACCACCTGCAGGAAGCGGGGGCGACGCCGGTTCAGGAACTGGCCTATGCGCTTGCCAATGCGCAGGCGATTTTGGACACGGTCAAGGCCTCGGGCCAGGTCTCGGACGCGGATTTCCCGCGTCTGGTCGGGCGCATCAGCTTCTTCGTCAACGCCGGCATGCGCTTCATCACCGAGCTGTGCAAGATGCGGGCGTTCACCGAGCTGTGGGACGACATTACCCGCAACCGTTACGGGGTCGAGGACGAAAAGTACCGCCGTTTCCGTTATGGCGTGCAGGTCAATTCCTTGGGCTTGACCGAACAGCAGCCGGAAAACAACGTCTACCGCATCCTGCTTGAAATGCTGGCCGTGACCCTGTCCAAGAACGCCCGCGCCCGTGCCGTGCAGCTGCCGGCCTGGAACGAGGCCCTCGGCCTGCCCCGCCCGTGGGATCAGCAATGGTCGCTGCGCCTGCAGCAGATCGTGGCTTATGAGACGGACCTGCTGGAATTCGGCGACATCTTCGACGGTTCCAAGGAAATCGACGCCAAGGTCGAAGACCTGAAGGGGCAGGCCCTGGCTGAACTGGCCCGCATCGACGCCATGGGCGGCGCCGTCCATGCGATCGAGGCCGGCTACATGAAACAGCGCCTGGTCGAAGCCAGCGCCAAGCGGCTTGCCGCCATCGAGGCGGGTGAGCAGATCGTGGTCGGCGTGAACAAGTATCAGGAGGCCGAACCCTCGCCCCTGGTCGGTCAGGCGGGCGCCATCGTCACCGTCTCGCCCGAGGCCGAAGCGGAACAGATCGCGTCCCTGGTTGCCTGGCGCGGGGGCCGTGACGATGCCAAGGTCGCGGCCGCGCTCAAGGCTCTGACCGAGGCGGCGAAGTCCGACGCCAACATCATGGAACCCTCGATCCAATGCGCCCATGCGGGCGTGACCACGGGCGAATGGGGCCAGGCGTTGCGCGACGTGTTCGGTGAATATCGGGCACCCACGGGCATTTCTGGCGCGGCCCTGGGTGCCGCCGGCGACATCACGGCCGTGCGTGCGCGGGTCGAGGAGGTGTCATCCGCCCTCGGCCGCCGCATCAAGATCCTGGTCGGCAAGCCGGGGCTCGACGGTCATTCCAACGGGGCGGAGCAGATCGCCGTGCGGGCGCGGGACGCCGGCATGGAGGTCGTCTACGAAGGCATTCGCCTGACCCCGGGCCAGATCGTCGCCGCCGCGCGGGACGAGGCCGTGCATGTGGTGGGATTGTCGGTACTGTCGGGATCGCACGTGGCCTTGGTCACGGACGTGATGGATCTGATGCGGGCCGAAGGCCTGGACGATATTCCTGTGGTCGCCGGCGGCATCATTCCGCCCGCCGATGCCGAAACCCTGAAGGCCGCCGGCGTCGCCCGCGTCTACACGCCCAAGGACTACGACCTGACGGCGATCATGGACCAGATCGTCGATCTTGCGGCGGAAGGGTTGAAGACGGCGGCGGAGTAA
- a CDS encoding TetR/AcrR family transcriptional regulator, giving the protein MARTREFDPDDALDKAMRLFWERGFQHTSMEDLVRHTGVSRYGLYGTFGNKDAIYHQALMRYIQIKKDEMRRALRTPGAGRQALEAYFRDIDAFVSSDEGRKGCMVYNTAAELAPHHPELAEYLRGLHAEVRDLFEQVIRNGQQAGDIRTDIPAADLAMTLFTMEQGMAALNRGGTAIDDLMSCYDTYLRFLDG; this is encoded by the coding sequence ATGGCCCGTACCCGCGAATTCGACCCCGACGATGCCCTCGACAAGGCCATGCGCCTGTTCTGGGAACGCGGTTTTCAGCATACCTCCATGGAGGATCTCGTCCGCCATACGGGCGTCAGCCGCTATGGGCTCTACGGCACCTTCGGCAACAAGGATGCGATCTATCATCAGGCGCTGATGCGCTACATCCAGATCAAGAAGGATGAAATGCGCCGGGCCCTGCGCACACCGGGTGCCGGACGTCAGGCGCTTGAGGCCTATTTCCGAGATATCGACGCATTCGTGTCCTCGGACGAAGGCCGCAAGGGCTGCATGGTCTACAACACCGCGGCGGAACTGGCCCCCCATCATCCGGAATTGGCCGAGTACCTGAGGGGACTTCACGCCGAAGTGCGCGATTTGTTCGAACAGGTCATCCGCAACGGCCAGCAGGCCGGTGACATCCGCACGGACATTCCGGCCGCCGATCTTGCCATGACCCTGTTCACCATGGAGCAAGGCATGGCCGCCCTGAACCGCGGCGGCACGGCCATCGACGACCTGATGTCCTGCTATGACACCTATCTGAGGTTTCTCGACGGCTGA